A window of Saccopteryx leptura isolate mSacLep1 chromosome 5, mSacLep1_pri_phased_curated, whole genome shotgun sequence contains these coding sequences:
- the LOC136405332 gene encoding 2'-5'-oligoadenylate synthase 1-like — translation MELSNIPAKNLDKFIEDHLLPNTQFRRQVKQAINVISSFLKEKCFRGVSDPVRVSKVVKGGSSGKGTTLRGRSDADLVVFLSQLRSFGEQLARRGEFIQEIRRQLLACQREEGLKIEIQSTRWENPRVLTFVLWSPGLWEEVEFDVLPAFDVLGQLTRGYRPDPSVYVKLIQECRNLGKEGEFSPCFTELQRDFLKQRPTKLKSLIRLVKHWYQTCKEQLGKPLPPQYALELLTVYAWERGCNETEFSTAQGFHTVLELVVNYKQLCIYWTKYYDFENHVIGPYLKEQLEKPRPVILDPADPTRNVAAGEPRSWPRLAQEAEEWFDYQCFKNWDGSPVGSWNIQRKERSEDKFLTCDCRKYDYGQHPAYLQNYNAPQAREEENWTCTIL, via the coding sequence ATGGAACTCAGCAACATCCCGGCCAAGAATCTGGACAAGTTCATCGAAGACCATCTCCTGCCAAACACGCAGTTCCGCAGGCAGGTCAAACAAGCCATCAATGTCATCTCCagtttcctgaaggagaagtgTTTCCGAGGTGTCTCCGACCCTGTACGGGTGTCCAAAGTTGTGAAGGGCGGCTCCTCAGGCAAAGGCACGACCCTGAGGGGCCGTTCTGATGCTGACCTCGTCGTCTTCCTCAGCCAGCTCAGGAGTTTTGGGGAGCAGCTAGCTCGCCGAGGAGAGTTCATCCAGGAAATCAGGAGACAGTTGTTGGCctgtcagagagaggaaggactcAAGATTGAGATCCAGAGTACTAGATGGGAGAACCCCCGCGTGCTCACCTTCGTGCTCTGGTCCCCCGGGCTCTGGGAGGAGGTGGAGTTTGATGTATTGCCCGCCTTTGATGTCCTGGGTCAGTTGACCAGAGGCTACAGACCCGACCCCAGCGTCTATGTGAAGCTCATCCAGGAGTGCAGAAACCTGGGGAAGGAGGGCGAGTTCTCCCCCTGTTTCACGGAGCTGCAGCGAGACTTCCTGAAGCAGCGTCCCACCAAGCTCAAGAGCCTCATCCGCCTGGTCAAGCACTGGTACCAAACGTGTAAGGAGCAGCTGGGGAAACCCCTGCCCCCGCAGTATGCGCTGGAGCTGCTGACAGTCTACGCGTGGGAGCGCGGGTGCAACGAAACCGAATTCAGTACGGCTCAGGGATTCCACACTGTTTTGGAATTAGTTGTCAACTACAAGCAGCTTTGCATCTACTGGACGAAGTATTACGACTTTGAAAATCATGTTATTGGTCCATACCTGAAAGAGCAGCTGGAGAAACCCAGGCCTGTGATTCTGGACCCAGCTGACCCTACAAGAAACGTTGCTGCCGGAGAACCACGTAGCTGGCCACGGCTGGCACAGGAGGCTGAAGAATGGTTTGATTACCAATGCTTTAAAAATTGGGATGGGTCTCCAGTGGGCTCTTGGAACATACAGCGCAAAGAACGGAGCGAAGATAAGTTCCTAACCTGTGATTGCAGAAAATATGATTATGGACAGCACCCTGCATACTTACAAAATTACAACGCACCCCaggcgagagaggaagagaactgGACATGCACCATCCTCTGA